A stretch of the Salvelinus fontinalis isolate EN_2023a chromosome 22, ASM2944872v1, whole genome shotgun sequence genome encodes the following:
- the LOC129819714 gene encoding carcinoembryonic antigen-related cell adhesion molecule 1-like has translation MDLFNFRSLVILLSAVGCCNGQGVLPAGPLEGVQGKNVTFKTIIIPTDVGDFITVSWNFNGGSGLVPVVTSAPKGETVGAGYAGRVSLNSSTGVLKLGPLTAKDSGDYAVTMVTSAAVQRTGVTALKVLEPVTVVTIKSNLNEAVEFNSTVVLTCSAKGSFLMYKWLNGTTPLVADGNHVTLSANETVLTVAGVFRKDLVGPIYCTASNKLESVSSAPFNLTVSYGPENIAMTVTPTAEVQKKGSNITLTCSAQSSPAAVIQWIHNGVPLNVMGPKLVLDNIAEAQSGNYSCMASNAKTLRYLESTTAKFTVVEAISGTKITGPNGTLVAGNSMAILSCQASAGTAGTRVWLKNGVALSPSNRVVVSPDKSSVTIKPVQKEDSGEYQCKLTNAVNTDSASLKIGVNFGPEAVSVKGNSAVEVKDRVTLKCTSVSLPAATYTWKFNGTLTDVMTAEYIIEAAVYKNTGIYTCEASNAVTGLSTSVAHKLSVKEEGTLDNGLTGGQITGIIIGVIIALGAIIGVVLHMRRKKRQVNSPY, from the exons ATGGATTTGTTTAATTTTAGGTCGCTTGTCATTTTGCTGTCAGCAGTTG GATGCTGCAACGGGCAGGGCGTACTTCCAGCAGGCCCGTTGGAGGGAGTACAGGGAAAGAACGTCACGTTCAAAACCATTATCATCCCCACAGATGTAGGCGACTTTATCACAGTATCTTGGAATTTCAACGGTGGTAGTGGACTTGTACCTGTTGTCACTTCTGCGCCCAAAGGAGAGACAGTTGGCGCTGGCTACGCAGGAAGAGTGTCACTGAATTCATCCACCGGTGTATTGAAGCTGGGACCCTTGACCGCGAAGGATAGTGGGGACTATGCGGTGACCATGGTCACAAGTGCTGCAGTACAGCGCACAGGTGTAACGGCGCTCAAAGTTCTAG aACCGGTCACCGTCGTGACCATCAAGTCCAACCTGAATGAAGCGGTCGAGTTCAACAGCACTGTGGTCTTGACCTGTTCGGCCAAAGGCTCCTTCCTCATGTACAAGTGGCTCAACGGCACCACGCCACTGGTCGCCGACGGGAATCATGTGACGTTGAGTGCAAACGAAACAGTGCTAACTGTGGCTGGAGTGTTCAGGAAGGAtctggtcggacccatctattgCACAGCCTCCAACAAATTAGAGAGCGTTAGCAGTGCCCCCTTCAACCTCACTGTCAGCT ATGGGCCAGAAAACATCGCCATGACAGTCACCCCCACGGCTGAGGTCCAAAAGAAGGGTTCCAACATTACATTGACCTGCTCAGCCCAGTCTAGCCCTGCGGCTGTGATTCAATGGATCCACAATGGAGTCCCGCTCAATGTGATGGGCCCCAAGCTGGTACTGGACAACATTGCCGAGGCACAGAGTGGAAACTACTCCTGCATGGCCAGCAATGCCAAAACCTTGCGATACCTGGAATCCACCACAGCCAAGTTCACTGTAGTAG AGGCCATATCCGGCACTAAGATCACAGGCCCCAATGGAACGCTCGTTGCAGGTAACAGCATGGCCATCCTGAGCTGCCAGGCAAGTGCCGGCACCGCCGGCACCCGAGTGTGGCTGAAGAATGGCGTGGCACTGTCTCCTAGCAACAGGGTCGTGGTCTCGCCAGACAAGAGCTCGGTCACGATCAAGCCAGTGCAGAAGGAGGACAGTGGGGAGTACCAGTGCAAGCTGACCAATGCTGTGAACACAGACTCTGCCAGTCTCAAGATAGGGGTCAACT TTGGTCCTGAGGCTGTGTCGGTGAAGGGGAATAGTGCCGTAGAGGTGAAAGACCGTGTCACGCTGAAGTGTACCTCAGTCTCCCTCCCTGCTGCCACCTACACCTGGAAGTTCAACGGGACGCTGACCGACGTGATGACAGCCGAGTACATCATCGAAGCCGCTGTGTACAAGAACACTGGGATTTACACTTGTGAAGCCAGCAACGCCGTCACCGGGTTGAGCACCTCCGTTGCCCACAAGCTGTCTGTCAAAG AGGAGGGAACACTGGATAATGGTCTGACGGGCGGGCAGATCACTGGGATTATCATCGGCGTGATCATCGCCCTAGGGGCCATCATCGGCGTTGTCCTCCACATGAGACGGAAAAAAAGACA